GGTTTTACTCCTTGCTTTAAAGCTGATATTACGCAGTGTATGGGAGCTTTAAAAGAAATTTTGCTTGAGGATTTTGCTAAAGAATTTGTAGGCAAAATCAAACTCGCAAACCTAGGTATCAATGCTAAAAAATTTAGTCTTGATTCCAAGGCTTTTTTACTTGAAGAAAAAGATTTAAAAACCATAGAAAGAAATACAAGCTCCAATAAAGGAAATTTCGGTCATATCTATATAATAGCTAGTGCAAGTGCAGGAACCCTAGCAGGACTTGGAGCTTTAAATTTTGGCAGTGGGCTTGTATCCTTAGTCGCAAAAAAAAGTTTTTCACCTCTTTTAATGTTAAAAGAAAAGATTGAAAACAATGCAAGTGCCATTGCCTTAGGTATGGGACTTGAAAATTTAGATATTTTAAAAGATGAAATTTTGCAAAATATTCCTTTGGTTTTGGATGCAAATTGCTTTTTAAGTGAAGCTGTGCTTTGGTATCTAAGCAGAAAAGATGTAGTCATCACCCCGCATCCAAAAGAATTTATAAGACTTTATAAAATGTGTTTTGATGAGGATTTAAGTATAGAAGATTTGCAAAGAAATCGCTTTTTTTATGCTAAAAAATTTGCACAAAATTATGATTGTGTTCTTGTTTTAAAAGGTGCAAATCCTATCATTATACAAAAAGAAAAAATCTTTGTTGTAAATCTTGGAAATGAAGCTTTAGCAAAAGGCGGAAGTGGCGATGTTTTAAGCGGTATGATAGCTGCGCTTTTAGGGGTAAAATTCAGCGCTTTGGAAGCGGCTAAAAATGCTTGTTTAGCACACGCTCTTGTGGCTAAAAAATATAAATTTAACAAAAACAGCTTTGATGCGATAAAACTTATAAAAGGATTAAAATGCTTGTAAAATTAGCGGTACTTTTTAGTGGAAATGGAAGTAATTTACAAAATATCTTAGAAAAACTTCATAAAAAAACTATAGGTAAAAACACCTATGAAGTCGTGCTTTGTCTTTGCAATAAAAAAGATGCTTATGGGATACAAAGAGCTAAAAACTTTGGCCTTGAAAGCGTGATTATCGAACACAAAGATTATAAAAACAGAGAAGAATTTGATGAAATTTTGGTAAAAAAAATCAAAGAAAGCGGAGCAGATCTTACTATCTTAGCTGGATTTATGCGAATTTTAAGCCCTGTTTTTACAAAAAATATCAAAGCAATTAATCTTCATCCATCTTTACTACCCCTTTTTAAAGGAGCTCATGCTATCAAAGAAAGCTATGAAAGCGATATGAAAGTAGCTGGAGTGAGTGTGCATTGGGTAAATGAAGAATTAGATGGAGGGAAAATCATCGCTCAAAAGGCTTTTGAAAAACAAAATTTAACCTTTGAAGAATTTGAAGCAAAAATTCACGCCCTAGAGCATGAAATTTTACCCTTAAGCGTAGTAGAAATTTTTGAAAATTGTCATTAAGTTAAGATATTTTATCGCTAAATTTTAGAAAATTAAATTTACTTGAGTGTTTTATCGGTATTTACTTTTAAAATCCTCAAGAGTATATAAAAATCTTTGATTCTTCCTGCTTAATTTTTCTAGCCTATCGAGCTTTAAAATTTTTAGATATATAATAAATTTTTTATATTTGTTATTTGCTTTGAAGTTATAAAATTACACTTTAAAAAATTTCAAAATTTTAAGGAAAGTTATGTTCGAGTGGGTTTTTAGTGCTGAAATGTGGATCGCTCTAGCAACTTTGATTGGCTTAGAGATTGTTTTGGGGATAGATAATATCATTTTTATCGCTATTTTGGTAGGAAGACTCCCTAAAGAAAAAAGACAAAGGGCAAGAATTTTTGGTTTGAGCTTGGCGATGATTACGCGTTTGTTATTGCTCCTTTCTTTATTTTGGATTATGAAACTTACAACCCCGCTTTTTAGCGTATTTTCACAAGAAATTTCAGGAAGAGATATTATTTTGATCTTAGGTGGATTATTTTTGATAGCAAAATCTACACTTGAAATTCATCATGATATTGATAATGCTGGAGAAAAAAGTGATGAAGAGGTTTTAAAAGAGGGAGCTAAAAGAGGATTTTTTAGCATATTGATACAAATTGCTGTTTTAGACATCGTTTTCTCTCTTGATTCGGTTATTACTGCTGTGGGTATGGTTAATAATATAGAAATTATGATGATTGCAGTGATTGTAGCTGTTTTTGTAATGATGCTTGCAAGCAAAAGTATCTCAAATTTCGTTGATGATAATCCAACGATTAAGATTTTAGCCCTAGCATTTTTGATTTTAGTTGGCGTAACTTTAGTTGCCGAAGGTTTGGATTTTCATATTTCAAAAACTTATGTATATTTTGCTATGGCTTTTTCTTTGGGTGTAGAATCCATCAATATCTATATCAAAAAGAAGCGCTTAGCTCAAGAAAAATCTTAGAAAATGATGATAAAATATACAATGATATAAAAATTTAAAAAGGAAAAAAATGCCTAAAGATGCAAATGGAACAGAATTAAATGCTGGAGATAGCGTAAGTGTGATAAAAGATTTAAAAGTTAAAGGTGCTAGCACTACTTTAAAACGCGGAACAACGATAAAAAATATCAAACTTACTTCTAAAGAAGGTGAAATTGAAGCTAAAGTAGATAAATTTGGCGTTATTGTGCTAAAGACTGAATTTTTAAAGAAAATTTAGGCAAAAACTTGCGTATTTTACTTATTTTAAGGGGGAATTACTACGCAGGACAAGAAGAATTTATCAAAGAAAATCGCTTAAAAGATTACACTCTTGATCTAAATTCTTTGCGTTTGCTTTCAGGAAGTGTAAGTAAAATCGTAAGTAAATATAAAAATTTAAATCTAAAAAATGATGAAGAATTATATAAAATTTTACTTCAATTTTTAGAAATGCGTATGCAAAAAGGTGAATTTTGCATCATTAACGCTTATAATGAAACCCTTAAGGTTTACAAAGAGCTAGCTAAACAATATCGCTATAATGTTTATGTTATAGATTTTAAAAGCTCTTTAGAAGAATGTCTTGAAAAAAATGAACAAAAAGCCAAAGAGCGTGGCTATATAGTCTCACAATCACTTTTAAAAAAAACCCATCACCTGCTTGAAAGAATTCCTAAAAAATATACGATTTTAAATCCTAATGATTGGAAAAAATGCCTTTATCAAATGCCTAATCTTAGTAAGTATAGGAAAATTCACCACATAGGTGATATTCAAGGCTGCTTTAGCGTCTTAAAAGAATATCTACAAGAGCTCAAAGATGATGAATGCTATATCTTTTTAGGGGATTATATCGATAGAGGCATAGAAAATGGCAAGGTCTTAAAATTCTTGCTTAAAATTTGCGAAAGAGAGAATGTATATTTACTTGAAGGAAATCACGAAAGACATTTGATAAAATGGGCCAATGGAGAACTATCAAGCTCTAAAGAATTTAACGAAAATACACTCAAAGATTTTAGAAAAGAAAAACTCACGCCTAGGGATGCTAGAAAATTCTATCCTTACTTAAAAGAATGTCTGTATTATAAATTTCATGAAAAACAAGTTTTTTGCTCGCATGGCGGGGTAAATTTTTTACCTTCTAAGGCTTATCAAATAAGCTTTATGCCAAGTTATGATTTTATTTATGGCGTAGGAAATTATGAAGAGAGTCAAAAAGTAGCAAGTCAGTTTTGTGAATTTACAAAAGACAATGTTTATCAAATCTTTGGACATAGAAACCGCACAAAATTGCCTATGCAAATAGAAAAAAGAGTATTTTTGTGCGAAGGTAAAGTAGATGATGGGGGACATTTGCGTATAGTAACTTTAGACAAAAAAGGTTTTGAGTGTATAGAACTTAAAAATAAAGTTTATAGAAAGAAATAAGCCAAAAAAGGCTTATTCTTCATCTTTGTTGGTTTTTTTAACCACCTTAACACGCTCTATAGAATTACCATCCATTTTTTTAACTTCATAGTAACAAAGCTCATCTTCAATGCGATCACCCGCTACGGGCAAGCGTCCTAGAAGATTAAACACATAGCCACCTATCGTTACTTGCTCTAAATCCTCATCATAGCTTATCAAAAGCATTTCTTCAACGGTTTCTATATCGCAACGACCTTGGAATTCATAGATATTTTCAGCAAGTTTTTTATAGCTGTCTTCCTCATTTTCACTTTTAATCTCACCGATAATTTCTTCCATGATATCTTCCATGGTTAAAATTCCAGCTGTTCCACCGTATTCATCAATCACAAGTGCAGTGTGAGAACGCTCTTTATTCATCATCACAAGAACTTTTGAAATGCTAATATTTTCAGGAACTAAAATCAAAGGCTTAACAAAAGTATCTAAATTTTCACTCTTATCACTAAGCTCATTTTGTACTATATCGCGTATATGTATCATACCTAAAATAGTATCTTTAGAACCATCTATATATGGAAAACGCGTATGCTTATGATCGCAAATGATTTGCATATTTTCAGCATAAGTTTTTTGTTTATTTAGACAAATCATATCTTTACGAGGTGTCATCACTTCTTTTGCAACAGTATCTGAAAAATCAACCGCATTGCGGATAATTTCAGTTTCAAATTCATCTAAAACACCGCCTTTTTGGCTTTCGCTTGCTATGATTTTAATCTCTTCTTCACTATGAGTTAACTCGCTTTCTTTGGCAGGCTTGATACCAAAAAGCTTCAAAGTCATAGCCGCAAGAAAATCAAAAATTTTAATACAAGGCAAGAAAAGTATCCAAAACCAATGAAGAGGCCTTGCTACCCAAAGCACAGCTTTATCTGCAATAGCAATTGCAATGCTTTTTGGAACAAGCTCGCCTAAAACCACATGCAAAAGAGTGATAATACTAAAGGCGATAATAAAAGCTATAGTATGGATAATAACTCCATTAAATCCAAGATTTGCAAGAGGAATTTCCAACATTTTTGCTATAGCAGGCTCACCTATCCAACCAAGGGCTAGCGAACTTAAAGTAATTCCTAGCTGACAAGCACTAAGATAGGTGTCAAGTCTTGAAGTAACTTCTAGTGCTTTTTTAGCACCTACTTTTTTTTCCTTAACCATTTCTTCAAGTTTTGAACGACGCACTTTAACAATACTAAATTCAGACAAAACGAAAAAGCCATTTAAAAGCACTAAAGCTAGTGCAATGACAACCATAAGTATAGAATATCCTGCATCAAAAGACGCTGTAGGTAAAGTTTGGTTTAAATCTAAAACCTGACTGGGGTCCAATAAAAGCTCCTTATAAATAAAATACTTAATTATACACAATTAAAAGTAAAATTTTAGCTTAAAAATTATTTTTAAGCTAAAATTAATTTGCATTGGAGTTTAATTTAAAGCATGAAAATGCTTAAAATTCTGATTATTTTTTGTGCTACATTAACCCTATCTATTGTCTATGCTCCACAACCTATAGCACCCTTATTGTCTAATTATTTTCATGTAAATTTGCACCAAATTTCTTGGATAATCAGTGTTACGCTTATTCCCTTAGCAATCGCACCTTTGGTTTATGGTTATTTACTTGAAATTTTTTCCTTAAAGAAAATTCTTGTTGTTTCTTTATTTTTATGTTCTATTTTTGGTATTATTGGAAACTTAAACGATAATTTTTATTTTTTTCTATTTCTTAGATTTTTACAAGCTCTTTGTATACCTGCTATACTGACAGCACTTCTTACCTTGCTTAGTCGTTTAGAAAGCGACAATATACAAAAAAACATAGCCATTTATGTAGGTGCTACAACTTTTGGTGGTTTTGTTGGGAGGGTTTTTGGAAGTTTTTTGAGCGATCTTTTTTCTTGGCATTTTGCCTTAAATTTTTTTAGTATTTTAATGATGGTTTGTGCTTTTTTATTTTTATTTTTTAAAGAGCATCCTATAAGCTTAAACACTCAAACTTCCTTGAGGGATTTTTTACCCTTTATCAAAGAACTTAGATTTATGGTGATATTATTTTGTGTTTTTACTATCTTTTTCTCTTTTCAAAGCATAGTAAGTTTTTTACCTTTTCATCTTAAAGAAAGTATAAAAGATATCACTCAAACACAAATTGGACTTGTTTATTTGGGATTTTTAACCGGAGTAATAAGCTCACTACTTATAGGTAAAACCATAGAAATTTTAGGCTCAAAAATTCGCACAGCTATATTTGGATTTTTAGTTTTTATAACGGGTTGTTTTTGTATGATAGTAGGGAATTTTTATTTTGCCTTTTTTGCTATGTTTGTATTTTGTAGCGGAATGTTTATAAGTCATTGTATATTTTCAGGGATTTTAAATTCGATCGCGGATAAAAAAGGCTTAGCCAATGGAATTTATTTAACATTTTATTATAGTGGGGGCGCTTTGGGTTCTGTATTGCCAAGTTTTTATTATGAAAGTTTTGGCTGGGAATTTTTATGTATTTTCACAGCCTTTTTACTTTTCATCGCTTTGATAATTTTTGGCAAATTTAGACATTTTTATAAATGATTTTTGTTTTTATTTTTCGCGTATTCGATATTTTTTTCAAATTCTTTTAAACGCTTATATATACTTCTAAGTTGGGTGATAGTTGTCCAATTTGTGATAAAAACACTAAAAGAACTTCTTACTTGATCAAAAGCATTATTAATTTGCATTACAATACCAAGTCCTATAGCTCCCGCAAAAAGTCCTGGAGCCATGATTAAAAATGGAACGATAACTATCATTTGCTCAAATAAAATCAACCAAATATTAAAATATCCATAGTGCAAAAAAAGTCTTTTATAATTGAATTTAAGTCCCGTAAAAAGCTCTATCATGGTTTCATTTTTAGCGTATTCTTTGCGGTTATCTTCAGCATAAACAAGCTCTTTTCTAAAAGCTGCTTCGGCTTTTTGATTGTTGTATTCAAGTCCTGGAAGTTTAATTCCTACAAACCACGATACGATCAATCCCCCCAAAGAAATCAAAAGCGCGACATAAACAAGCAAACCATCGATGTTTTTTAAAAAATAAAAGCTAGAATTCTCACTTAAATTTGCAAATAAAGCCTTGCTTACAAC
The window above is part of the Campylobacter coli genome. Proteins encoded here:
- a CDS encoding bifunctional ADP-dependent NAD(P)H-hydrate dehydratase/NAD(P)H-hydrate epimerase; protein product: MKTVTDDIKTLEQNAINKGLDELILMENAGLNLAKLIKKEAKKIRKQYKIKKVKILFLLGGGNNAADGLVALRNLKHAKAYKLGFKENEIFKKQEQILKNFGFKFAKKEPKFKKFHIVVDCILGTGTNREADEKTKEILEKINQSKALKIACDIPTNLGFTPCFKADITQCMGALKEILLEDFAKEFVGKIKLANLGINAKKFSLDSKAFLLEEKDLKTIERNTSSNKGNFGHIYIIASASAGTLAGLGALNFGSGLVSLVAKKSFSPLLMLKEKIENNASAIALGMGLENLDILKDEILQNIPLVLDANCFLSEAVLWYLSRKDVVITPHPKEFIRLYKMCFDEDLSIEDLQRNRFFYAKKFAQNYDCVLVLKGANPIIIQKEKIFVVNLGNEALAKGGSGDVLSGMIAALLGVKFSALEAAKNACLAHALVAKKYKFNKNSFDAIKLIKGLKCL
- the purN gene encoding phosphoribosylglycinamide formyltransferase: MLVKLAVLFSGNGSNLQNILEKLHKKTIGKNTYEVVLCLCNKKDAYGIQRAKNFGLESVIIEHKDYKNREEFDEILVKKIKESGADLTILAGFMRILSPVFTKNIKAINLHPSLLPLFKGAHAIKESYESDMKVAGVSVHWVNEELDGGKIIAQKAFEKQNLTFEEFEAKIHALEHEILPLSVVEIFENCH
- a CDS encoding TerC family protein, whose protein sequence is MFEWVFSAEMWIALATLIGLEIVLGIDNIIFIAILVGRLPKEKRQRARIFGLSLAMITRLLLLLSLFWIMKLTTPLFSVFSQEISGRDIILILGGLFLIAKSTLEIHHDIDNAGEKSDEEVLKEGAKRGFFSILIQIAVLDIVFSLDSVITAVGMVNNIEIMMIAVIVAVFVMMLASKSISNFVDDNPTIKILALAFLILVGVTLVAEGLDFHISKTYVYFAMAFSLGVESINIYIKKKRLAQEKS
- a CDS encoding alkylphosphonate utilization protein, producing the protein MPKDANGTELNAGDSVSVIKDLKVKGASTTLKRGTTIKNIKLTSKEGEIEAKVDKFGVIVLKTEFLKKI
- a CDS encoding metallophosphoesterase: MRILLILRGNYYAGQEEFIKENRLKDYTLDLNSLRLLSGSVSKIVSKYKNLNLKNDEELYKILLQFLEMRMQKGEFCIINAYNETLKVYKELAKQYRYNVYVIDFKSSLEECLEKNEQKAKERGYIVSQSLLKKTHHLLERIPKKYTILNPNDWKKCLYQMPNLSKYRKIHHIGDIQGCFSVLKEYLQELKDDECYIFLGDYIDRGIENGKVLKFLLKICERENVYLLEGNHERHLIKWANGELSSSKEFNENTLKDFRKEKLTPRDARKFYPYLKECLYYKFHEKQVFCSHGGVNFLPSKAYQISFMPSYDFIYGVGNYEESQKVASQFCEFTKDNVYQIFGHRNRTKLPMQIEKRVFLCEGKVDDGGHLRIVTLDKKGFECIELKNKVYRKK
- a CDS encoding hemolysin family protein; translated protein: MDPSQVLDLNQTLPTASFDAGYSILMVVIALALVLLNGFFVLSEFSIVKVRRSKLEEMVKEKKVGAKKALEVTSRLDTYLSACQLGITLSSLALGWIGEPAIAKMLEIPLANLGFNGVIIHTIAFIIAFSIITLLHVVLGELVPKSIAIAIADKAVLWVARPLHWFWILFLPCIKIFDFLAAMTLKLFGIKPAKESELTHSEEEIKIIASESQKGGVLDEFETEIIRNAVDFSDTVAKEVMTPRKDMICLNKQKTYAENMQIICDHKHTRFPYIDGSKDTILGMIHIRDIVQNELSDKSENLDTFVKPLILVPENISISKVLVMMNKERSHTALVIDEYGGTAGILTMEDIMEEIIGEIKSENEEDSYKKLAENIYEFQGRCDIETVEEMLLISYDEDLEQVTIGGYVFNLLGRLPVAGDRIEDELCYYEVKKMDGNSIERVKVVKKTNKDEE
- a CDS encoding MFS transporter, with the protein product MLKILIIFCATLTLSIVYAPQPIAPLLSNYFHVNLHQISWIISVTLIPLAIAPLVYGYLLEIFSLKKILVVSLFLCSIFGIIGNLNDNFYFFLFLRFLQALCIPAILTALLTLLSRLESDNIQKNIAIYVGATTFGGFVGRVFGSFLSDLFSWHFALNFFSILMMVCAFLFLFFKEHPISLNTQTSLRDFLPFIKELRFMVILFCVFTIFFSFQSIVSFLPFHLKESIKDITQTQIGLVYLGFLTGVISSLLIGKTIEILGSKIRTAIFGFLVFITGCFCMIVGNFYFAFFAMFVFCSGMFISHCIFSGILNSIADKKGLANGIYLTFYYSGGALGSVLPSFYYESFGWEFLCIFTAFLLFIALIIFGKFRHFYK